From Pangasianodon hypophthalmus isolate fPanHyp1 chromosome 10, fPanHyp1.pri, whole genome shotgun sequence:
AAGTCTATTGTAttgaactgaagttattaactgtgcAGTAATGGACACTTGAGTGCACATTGTTCTTAGCAACTGCAGTCGTAAGACACAGACACTGACatgctagtgtgtgtggtgttgggACGAGTGTTTCAGCACAGCAAAATTACTGGTCTACCTTGTATGTGTAGCGGTAAGacaataggttttttttttctttagatctTTGTTAATCGTCCTCTAGTTATTCTTCATTTTGGTGATTGGATATATTTGGCAAAGTGTTCTCAACTGTTAGAAATAGATCCAGTCCTTAGAAAGAAGACTGTTGTGAGCAAAACAATAGACTGATAACTTGTACCGCACAATTTCTTGCTATATAAAATTACTAATAAAATTCTTGAACAGCCCTGCtgatgtaaatatatgtaaaggtTAGCTGAGTGTCTGTACTAGTGTAGAGAAAGCAGCACTCTCCACTGTTTACGTACAAAGTCAGACTGATTAATGATCTGCCCACCTCACTGCCCTTTGCTTCTTTTCTTAGCGttggttggagtgtgtttagaGGACTGGTGTTAGGAAGCGTGGAGTGCTGGCGTCATGGTGAAGAATGTGGTGTCGTGGTGAAGAATGTTCCGCAAGGGCAAGAAGcgccacagcagcagcagctcccaAAGCAGTGAGATCAGCACCAAGAGCAAGGTGAGCTGTGCTGCAGTCTGACATGTCTCACCTGCAATGCATGAGTCGACTCAAGTCACGATATGACGTTAATGCCTGCTCTCTCCTTATCTAGTCTGTAGACTCCAGTCTGGGAGGCCTGTCCAGGTCCAGCACAGTCGCCAGCCTGGATACAGACTCCACCAAGAGCTCAGGTTAGCCatcatacatttaatataaacaatgcaGTATTCATCTATACATAAtccataataaataacaaaatcttCACACTGAACCTATAGGTAACAGTGCGTCCGAGACATGTGCTGAGTTCAGAGTGAAATATTTGGGAGCTGTTGAGAAGCTGGACTTTGAGATGAGCAAAACCCTCCAGGAGCCATTAGACCTGATCAGCTATATTGACGCAGCTCAGGTAATGGTCACATACTTGTATGATCTACTAAAGGCAAAGCATCTTTGGGATAATGATCTCAACTTAATGTTTAATGGAAACAGTCTGGAAAATATACACAGCTCTAGAAAAAGATCATTTGCAGAGGAATGCACAGAAAATCTTGTTGCCAGTCCCTGATactctattattattttatcgtTTTAACATCTTCACCATCGTCTCGTTCACTGGCTCTGTTTAATTCTTGGAAAcctctgtattattattattattatatttctctCCAAAGCAAGACGGAAAGTTGCCATTTGTGCCTGGAGAAGAGGAGATGATCCTGGGAGTGTCCAAGTATGGAGTCAAAGTGGCGTCTTTGGATCAGTGTGTAAGTCTCTTCATGACGATCTGCCCATATTCAAATTTATTGTCAGGAAAATGGCATGATAAGGCAGTTCAAAAAAAGTAAAGGGAAGTGCAAAATCCCCATGTGTTTTTAGTTGCATTAAAATTAGATTAAAAACATTCAGGCAgtccacacacactgtttggTGCATCCTATAACTGAATATACCTGTATGCTGATTTATTTTGTGCTACAGTAAGAGGCCCTATATCTTTCTTTTCAGGCATTTTTTGTCTATGTATACTTTGTGTTTTCATATTTAGCTTTTTCTGTCTATCAAGCACTCATTGCCTTGTCGCTGAGAGCAACCACCATGTTCATTAAGTACGGAATAAAAAATGATCAGTGtgatgttataagaaaataatcaatgatggggtggtctgaattcaaagttgattattttcctgtaatagcacttcccaaagtgctttattctttttacaccacagcaatttgacaacagtaacaatgtttattaaacaaagaatGGCACAGTTAACTTTCTATCTGTTTGtagttccatttaatgttgtggaacatccacaaaacaagttcctgttattacttacattatagtagctattaacagttgttccctcactatccccttttttctctctcttgaagttaataagacaaaaacgcagCATTTGATGAAATCAGAAAGCCCAAGCCTTCTACAGAGAatactttcccatggtggaaaacttactgactgttaccaAGAACACCTGAGACCAAAAACTCTacaatatcaatgattagacattttaatttgttaaataaagcaTGTCCCTTTATTATTGGTCttggattatgtggagtgtccatcatacaagtccaaGAACAACAGGAACATTTTATATAAAGCCTGTGAT
This genomic window contains:
- the itgb1bp1 gene encoding integrin beta-1-binding protein 1, translating into MFRKGKKRHSSSSSQSSEISTKSKSVDSSLGGLSRSSTVASLDTDSTKSSGNSASETCAEFRVKYLGAVEKLDFEMSKTLQEPLDLISYIDAAQQDGKLPFVPGEEEMILGVSKYGVKVASLDQCDVLHRHPLYLIVRMLCYDDGLGAGRNLLALNTTDAKQQECSIWVYQCSNAEQAQAICKVLSASFDCVLASEKS